Genomic DNA from Coffea arabica cultivar ET-39 chromosome 7e, Coffea Arabica ET-39 HiFi, whole genome shotgun sequence:
AGTTTTCAGGTTCCAGTCAAGGATCAAATACTAAGACTCCATGAGGAAATAAGATGCCTGGGTATCCTTCTTAAACAGGAGGAGAAACTAGGTGATGAAATGAAGGATCTTATTGGAGCTGTGGTCTCTGATGTAGCAATTTTGACCTTCTCCCTTTCTGTCAATGAAATCAAAGAAGGCTTGCCTAAGGAAATAGATCTTGCGGTGTTTCATTTGCACAAAGTTCTCAAATATATGGTGGCAGAGGTTGGACACAATTATCCACTAAAATCACCATATTCATCATTTAATTATCCTAGACCCAATGAGTTGGGCTGTATGGATTCTTTCCTAGAAAATCTCAAGGAACTAGCAAGGTGTGATGAGGCTGATGATTCAATTGGTTTTCAAAAGGATAGAATCCAAATGATCCAAAAAAATCTCGTATTTTTAAGATCTTTCCTGGAAAATATCAAGGAGCAGCGCTATTACAATGGAAAACTTCAAGCTTTCTGGAGTCATGTTATGGAGGCTGCTTACAAGGCAGAGTTACTGATTGACTTGGCACTTGTTGGTGATAAATGTGAAGATTCTTTGGATGCTGTTTCTAGAGATATCAATCTTTTGAAGATTGATGCCCCTGAGATCCATAATGGTCAAACCCAAAGAGTTAACAAGACTTCCCTTCACATACCGTCACAACTTGCTGCCGCCATGCACGACGAAGATCTGGTAGGTCTTGACGACGAGGTGGAAACTATTACTCATCGGCTTACGAGAGGATCAAAGCAATTGGATGTTGTTCCCATTGTGGGTATGCCAGGCCTTGGTAAGACCACATTAGCCCACAAAGTTTATAATGCTCCTTCAGTTAGGTCACATTTCCATGTTCATGGTTGGTGTCGTGTTTCTCAAACGTGTAGCAAACACAGTTTGTTAGTTCAACTTTTGTGTAGTGTTGATTCTAGGAGTCCAGATGAATATCTTAAGGAGGATGAAAATAATTTGGCTAACAAGCTAAGGCAGGTTTTGCTGAGAAGTAGGTATCTCCTTTTTTTGGATGACTTATGGGACGTTGAGGCAtggaatttgttgaaaaaatcaCTGCCGAATGATGCCAATGGAAGCAGAATTATCTTCACCAGCAGATACCAGGATTTATCTTTGCATTTCGAACCTAATAGCAAGCCTCACCATCTCCGTCATCTTACTGACGAAGAGAGTTGGACATTGCTGCAGAGAAAGCTATTTGGCACGAAAGATTGTTCTCCAGCACTAAGTGAAGTTGGATCTCAAATTGCAAAACTTTGTCAGGGCTTACCCCTTGCAGTTGTCCTTGTTGCTGGAATTCTTGCTACTACTGCACAAGATAGTTGGGAAGAAGTTGCAAAAAGTCTAAGTTCTATTGTCCTTGAGGATGAATACTGCATGAAGGCACTTGAGCTGAGTTATAGTCATTTACCAGATTATTTGAAGCCATGCCTTCTGTACTTTGCTGCATTTAAAGAAGACGAGGTTATTAATGTGCGAAGGTTGTTACGGCTTTGGATCTCTGAAAGATTCGTGCAACAGGCTGAAGGAAAGAGAGTAGAGGAAGCAGCTTATGACTACTTCATGGCTCTAGTTAATAGAAGTTTAGTTATGGGTGTCGGACAAAGAACTGTGGGTGGTGCCAAAGCCTGTCTACTTCACGATTTGGTACATGAGTTTTGTGTGAAAAAAGCCAAAGAAGAAAGTTTTCTATATGCTATTCATAGTTGGAACCCTCTTTGTCTTACTGGACCAAGCAACCCCCACCGAGTTTGTGTCTCCAATACCAGAGAATTGAAGATTTGGGAGTTAACGCTTATATGTCCCAATTTACGctctttgatcttgtttggacaTGTTCATATTGAACATGAAGAAGAGGATTTGGGTATTTTGTTACCTAAACTTCTCAGAGTGTTGGATTTTGGGAATTTGGTCTTTCATTATTCTTTTCCAATGGAAGTAGTACTGCTTGTTCACTTGAGATACCTGGCGCTCAAAGGAGTAACATACATCCCATCTGCGATAGCCAATCTCTCAAGGTTAGAAACTCTTATCGTAAAACATCCGCGTTTTGGTATTGAGCTGCCAAGTACTATTTGGAACATTAAGACATTGAGTCATCTACGTGTTTTATATTATCATGGAGTCTGGCCaatgggttttatttttccagttGAAAATCTTGAAGTATCCCCAGATTTAGATCATTTAGACAGCCTAGACCTTACAATTGATGACTCCCCTCAAAGCTTGCAAAAGATACTGAGAAAGTTACCAAGCATTCGCAGGTTAAAATGTATGGAACGCCTCGGAAGATATTGCAACGAGATTCTTGAGTTTGACAGTTTGAGTCAACTGGAATCACTTTACTTGTTTCGTTTTCATGGATGTGGATTCAAATTCCCGTCGAATTTGAAAAAGTTGACTCTCTTCTATAATGGTCAGCCATGGAGTgaaatttcaacaattggaaagTTGCCCAATCTTGAAGTGCTTAAATTACTTGATCGCTGCTTTGCTGGGGAAGAATGGGTAATGAAAGAGGGGGAGTTCCCTAAACTCCGAGTCTTAAAATTGTCAAGCTTGAAATTTCGCAAATGGACTGCATTTTCTGATAATTTTTCCCACCTTGAGAAATTGGTCTTGCACCGATGTAAGAAGCTGGAAAAGGTCCCTTCCTGTTTAGGGGAGTGTGAGACTCTTGAAATGATTGTGGTGAACTATTGTCCCAAGTCTGTTGGAGATTCTGTAAAGCAAATTCAACAAGAGCAGATGGACATGGGAAATGAGGTTCTAAAGATCGAAATTCATTCCATACCTTAGAAGAAGGGTCTACAGAAGCAGAGTCAACTCGCTCAGAAGCAGAGGAGGTTTCTTCAGAAAGAGAGTCTATATCCTCTCATCACGCAGTTGACAATTGTGAGAGTGAATGTACAGTGGGATTCCACTCATCAGGTCAGATAAAACTATATTTGCATATGTTGAATCAGTTCAATTATATAATGATTCATGTTTCTCTCAACAGTTTACGACGGCAAACCATTCATGTCTCTTTTTCATTTGTTTATATGTTGAATCAGTCCAATGATGTGTTAATTCATGTGTATTTTGAAGCAATTTCTGCTGCATAACTTTCTGATAAATTTCTGATTGCAGTAGGAAACACATTTTCTGGTTTCTAAAATCTTCTTCTTGTCATTTTCTGGTTCAGTGTTGAGTAATTTTTATGTCCCAATTTCCGAAATCTTCTTCCTTGTTGCTACATAACTTGATATGATGCTCAAACCAGATACACTTATCTGTTCCCAATTTGTGCATGTAAATAAGAGTAATACAGAAAAGTGTGACTTACTCTATTTTTCCTCAATAAAAACCATAATTCAATTGACTGATATGTTGAAACCTACAATCACAGTTTTGCAACAAATATTAAGTGGAgacaaaaacccaaaaaaaaaaaaaaaaaaactatggtTGTGTTACTTTTCAACAGAGGAAGGGCATAGGACTTAATATGTGTTTTTCTTCACTACAACATGCTGAAATACAAACATTTTCATTCTTTAATAGGCAATATTTTCGGAAATAAAAAAGGAAGCAATTTTTTCTTAtacttttttttgtgtgtggtttcatgttttattttgctattttaAGTGGTTAATTGCTCAAACTGATCAAAATGACAAATCAAAGAAACCAGATGACCAATTTTGTTGGGTAATCTGTATACCTCTTCATTCAACTGATGTAGTACTGcaatttttccttcttccaGAGCAGGTTTCCTCAGAAGGTGAAGACTGAAACATTTATGTCTCTCCTTGATTTGGTGTGGTCATTCCCCTCATCAGGTTAGATATAATTGTATGTGTATGTTAATTCAGTTCAATGACATATAATAACTGATCATGTCCCTTCTTCATCTGTACCAAATTATTTGGTTTGAACCTGATGCAGCTGTATTACTTTGTC
This window encodes:
- the LOC140011479 gene encoding putative late blight resistance protein homolog R1A-3; amino-acid sequence: MITEIPSSSNANCFDFALYDYLQSHHFSSSTSTSCFDLALDILAKLEKEPVFGCVFKDVEKRVRLMKTCFLYVKKCRRRRNHEALLEHDYEDRCNIMSENLRRRIICFRIQDVAIRMIPDLQSAYFQYIHSGYRLYSENTESAITRSEEKIKMFLETDLKKSCTAIFIDYYSPGDPRLVMDLITCLLETLDWVLRVGELRDTIRHRLKLLRNLIGFLTMQGFECSQLTDLLTYTVVAAGCLISICQFYRDVDEQVLNRMESEICQLIHEKINLLDLQVRETFVHVLTASKKQPRSSYDLALQKNEDPVVGQFIGSLRDYLMDLLGSYASFQVPVKDQILRLHEEIRCLGILLKQEEKLGDEMKDLIGAVVSDVAILTFSLSVNEIKEGLPKEIDLAVFHLHKVLKYMVAEVGHNYPLKSPYSSFNYPRPNELGCMDSFLENLKELARCDEADDSIGFQKDRIQMIQKNLVFLRSFLENIKEQRYYNGKLQAFWSHVMEAAYKAELLIDLALVGDKCEDSLDAVSRDINLLKIDAPEIHNGQTQRVNKTSLHIPSQLAAAMHDEDLVGLDDEVETITHRLTRGSKQLDVVPIVGMPGLGKTTLAHKVYNAPSVRSHFHVHGWCRVSQTCSKHSLLVQLLCSVDSRSPDEYLKEDENNLANKLRQVLLRSRYLLFLDDLWDVEAWNLLKKSLPNDANGSRIIFTSRYQDLSLHFEPNSKPHHLRHLTDEESWTLLQRKLFGTKDCSPALSEVGSQIAKLCQGLPLAVVLVAGILATTAQDSWEEVAKSLSSIVLEDEYCMKALELSYSHLPDYLKPCLLYFAAFKEDEVINVRRLLRLWISERFVQQAEGKRVEEAAYDYFMALVNRSLVMGVGQRTVGGAKACLLHDLVHEFCVKKAKEESFLYAIHSWNPLCLTGPSNPHRVCVSNTRELKIWELTLICPNLRSLILFGHVHIEHEEEDLGILLPKLLRVLDFGNLVFHYSFPMEVVLLVHLRYLALKGVTYIPSAIANLSRLETLIVKHPRFGIELPSTIWNIKTLSHLRVLYYHGVWPMGFIFPVENLEVSPDLDHLDSLDLTIDDSPQSLQKILRKLPSIRRLKCMERLGRYCNEILEFDSLSQLESLYLFRFHGCGFKFPSNLKKLTLFYNGQPWSEISTIGKLPNLEVLKLLDRCFAGEEWVMKEGEFPKLRVLKLSSLKFRKWTAFSDNFSHLEKLVLHRCKKLEKVPSCLGECETLEMIVVNYCPKSVGDSVKQIQQEQMDMGNEVLKIEIHSIP